Proteins encoded together in one Urocitellus parryii isolate mUroPar1 chromosome 3, mUroPar1.hap1, whole genome shotgun sequence window:
- the Cspg5 gene encoding chondroitin sulfate proteoglycan 5 isoform X1 yields MGRAGRGGPGRGPPPLLLLLLLGATLVLSTGAVPAREAGSAVEAEELMRSVLSWEPHANDTREEAGLPGTDESETSWTAPGRELASVGPGVGPEEALEASAAVTGTAWLEVDGPGLGGVTAEAGSGDAQALPATLQAPDGALGQSTVPPATSEATEANGPPSPTALDKQSPGPELPKESPLEVWLNLGGSTPQGPEPTDPLQGTPESQPASDIIDIDYFEGLDSQGRGADIGSFPGSPGTSENHPDTEGETPSWSLLDLYDDFTPFDESDFYPTTSFYDDLEEEEDDDEDKDAVGGGDLEDENDLLVPTDKPGVGPGTGQPTSRWHAVPPQHTLGMIPGSSIALRPRPGEPNRDLASNENGTECRSGFVRHNGSCRSVCDLFPSYCHNGGQCYLVENIGAFCRCNTQDYIWHKGMRCESIITDFQVMCVAVGSAALVLLLLFMMTVFFAKKLYLLKTENTKLRRTNKFRTPSELHNDNFSLSTIAEGSHPNVRKFCDTPCISSPHARALAHYDNVICQDDPSAPHKIQEVLKSCLKEEESFNIQNSMSPKLEGGKGDQADLEVNCLQNNLT; encoded by the exons ATGGGCCGAGCTGGGCGCGGGGGCCCGGGTCGGGGgccgccgccgctgctgctgctgctgcttctggggGCCACGCTGGTCCTCTCCACCGGGGCCGTGCCTG CACGTGAGGCGGGAAGTGCGGTTGAGGCTGAGGAGCTAATGAGGAGTGTACTGTCGTGGGAACCGCACGCTAATGACACGCGGGAGGAGGCGGGCCTGCCTGGGACTGATGAAAGCGAGACCTCGTGGACGGCCCCTGGCAGAGAGCTGGCCTCTGTGGGCCCCGGGGTCGGACCAGAGGAGGCACTAGAGGCATCAGCTGCAGTGACTGGCACCGCCTGGCTAGAAGTCGACGGCCCAGGCCTAGGCGGAGTGACCGCAGAGGCCGGTAGTGGTGATGCCCAGGCCCTTCCAGCTACTCTCCAGGCTCCTGATGGAGCCCTTGGGCAGTCGACAGTGCCCCCCGCCACCTCTGAGGCTACTGAAGCCAATgggcctccctcccccactgctCTTGACAAGCAGAGCCCAGGCCCTGAACTCCCCAAGGAGAGTCCCTTGGAGGTTTGGCTGAATCTAGGAGGCAGCACACCTCAAGGGCCAGAGCCCACTGACCCACTTCAAGGCACACCAGAGTCCCAACCAGCCTCAGATATAATTGACATTGACTACTTTGAAGGATTGGACAGTCAGGGTCGTGGTGCAGACATAGGGAGCTTCCCAGGGTCACCAGGAACCTCAGAGAACCACCCTGATACTGAAGGAGAGACCCCTTCCTGGAGCCTCCTTGACTTGTACGATGACTTCACCCCCTTTGATGAGTCTGATTTCTACCCTACCACATCCTTCTATGATGAcctagaggaagaggaggatgacgACGAGGACAAGGATGCAGTGGGAGGAGGAGACCTAGAAGATGAAAATGACCTTTTGGTGCCCACTGATAAGCCTGGTGTGGGGCCTGGGACAGGCCAGCCTACCAGTCGGTGGCATGCTGTTCCTCCACAGCATACTCTGGGGATGATCCCTGGAAGCAGCATCGCCCTCAGGCCACGCCCAGGAGAGCCAAACCGGGACCTGGCCTCAAATGAAAATGGCACTGAGTGCCGTAGTGGCTTTGTGCGGCACAATGGCTCCTGCAGGTCAGTGTGTGACCTCTTCCCAAGTTACTGTCACAATGGCGGCCAGTGCTACCTGGTGGAGAACATAGGGGCCTTCTGCAG GTGCAACACCCAGGACTACATCTGGCACAAGGGAATGCGCTGTGAGTCCATCATCACTGATTTCCAGGTGATGTGCGTGGCCGTAGGCTCTGCAGCCCTTGTGCTGCTCCTGCTCTTCATGATGACCGTCTTTTTTGCCAAGAAGCTCTATCTGCTCAAGACGGAGAATACCAAGCTGAGGAGGACCAA CAAATTCCGGACCCCATCTGAGCTCCACAACGATAACTTCTCCCTCTCCACCATTGCTGAGGGCTCTCACCCAAATGTAAGGAAATTTTGCGACACTCCCTGTATCTCCTCCCCCCATGCCCGTGCCTTGGCTCACTATGATAACGTTATCTGTCAG GATGATCCTAGTGCTCCCCACAAAATCCAGGAAGTTCTGAAGTCCTGCCTGAAAGAGGAGGAGTCGTTTAACATCCAGAACTCCATGTCACCCAAACTTGAGGGTGGCAAAGGTGACCAGGCCGACTTGGAGGTGAACTGTCTCCAGAATAACCTAACCTAA
- the Cspg5 gene encoding chondroitin sulfate proteoglycan 5 isoform X2: MGRAGRGGPGRGPPPLLLLLLLGATLVLSTGAVPAREAGSAVEAEELMRSVLSWEPHANDTREEAGLPGTDESETSWTAPGRELASVGPGVGPEEALEASAAVTGTAWLEVDGPGLGGVTAEAGSGDAQALPATLQAPDGALGQSTVPPATSEATEANGPPSPTALDKQSPGPELPKESPLEVWLNLGGSTPQGPEPTDPLQGTPESQPASDIIDIDYFEGLDSQGRGADIGSFPGSPGTSENHPDTEGETPSWSLLDLYDDFTPFDESDFYPTTSFYDDLEEEEDDDEDKDAVGGGDLEDENDLLVPTDKPGVGPGTGQPTSRWHAVPPQHTLGMIPGSSIALRPRPGEPNRDLASNENGTECRSGFVRHNGSCRSVCDLFPSYCHNGGQCYLVENIGAFCRCNTQDYIWHKGMRCESIITDFQVMCVAVGSAALVLLLLFMMTVFFAKKLYLLKTENTKLRRTNKFRTPSELHNDNFSLSTIAEGSHPNDDPSAPHKIQEVLKSCLKEEESFNIQNSMSPKLEGGKGDQADLEVNCLQNNLT; the protein is encoded by the exons ATGGGCCGAGCTGGGCGCGGGGGCCCGGGTCGGGGgccgccgccgctgctgctgctgctgcttctggggGCCACGCTGGTCCTCTCCACCGGGGCCGTGCCTG CACGTGAGGCGGGAAGTGCGGTTGAGGCTGAGGAGCTAATGAGGAGTGTACTGTCGTGGGAACCGCACGCTAATGACACGCGGGAGGAGGCGGGCCTGCCTGGGACTGATGAAAGCGAGACCTCGTGGACGGCCCCTGGCAGAGAGCTGGCCTCTGTGGGCCCCGGGGTCGGACCAGAGGAGGCACTAGAGGCATCAGCTGCAGTGACTGGCACCGCCTGGCTAGAAGTCGACGGCCCAGGCCTAGGCGGAGTGACCGCAGAGGCCGGTAGTGGTGATGCCCAGGCCCTTCCAGCTACTCTCCAGGCTCCTGATGGAGCCCTTGGGCAGTCGACAGTGCCCCCCGCCACCTCTGAGGCTACTGAAGCCAATgggcctccctcccccactgctCTTGACAAGCAGAGCCCAGGCCCTGAACTCCCCAAGGAGAGTCCCTTGGAGGTTTGGCTGAATCTAGGAGGCAGCACACCTCAAGGGCCAGAGCCCACTGACCCACTTCAAGGCACACCAGAGTCCCAACCAGCCTCAGATATAATTGACATTGACTACTTTGAAGGATTGGACAGTCAGGGTCGTGGTGCAGACATAGGGAGCTTCCCAGGGTCACCAGGAACCTCAGAGAACCACCCTGATACTGAAGGAGAGACCCCTTCCTGGAGCCTCCTTGACTTGTACGATGACTTCACCCCCTTTGATGAGTCTGATTTCTACCCTACCACATCCTTCTATGATGAcctagaggaagaggaggatgacgACGAGGACAAGGATGCAGTGGGAGGAGGAGACCTAGAAGATGAAAATGACCTTTTGGTGCCCACTGATAAGCCTGGTGTGGGGCCTGGGACAGGCCAGCCTACCAGTCGGTGGCATGCTGTTCCTCCACAGCATACTCTGGGGATGATCCCTGGAAGCAGCATCGCCCTCAGGCCACGCCCAGGAGAGCCAAACCGGGACCTGGCCTCAAATGAAAATGGCACTGAGTGCCGTAGTGGCTTTGTGCGGCACAATGGCTCCTGCAGGTCAGTGTGTGACCTCTTCCCAAGTTACTGTCACAATGGCGGCCAGTGCTACCTGGTGGAGAACATAGGGGCCTTCTGCAG GTGCAACACCCAGGACTACATCTGGCACAAGGGAATGCGCTGTGAGTCCATCATCACTGATTTCCAGGTGATGTGCGTGGCCGTAGGCTCTGCAGCCCTTGTGCTGCTCCTGCTCTTCATGATGACCGTCTTTTTTGCCAAGAAGCTCTATCTGCTCAAGACGGAGAATACCAAGCTGAGGAGGACCAA CAAATTCCGGACCCCATCTGAGCTCCACAACGATAACTTCTCCCTCTCCACCATTGCTGAGGGCTCTCACCCAAAT GATGATCCTAGTGCTCCCCACAAAATCCAGGAAGTTCTGAAGTCCTGCCTGAAAGAGGAGGAGTCGTTTAACATCCAGAACTCCATGTCACCCAAACTTGAGGGTGGCAAAGGTGACCAGGCCGACTTGGAGGTGAACTGTCTCCAGAATAACCTAACCTAA
- the Cspg5 gene encoding chondroitin sulfate proteoglycan 5 isoform X3 yields MGRAGRGGPGRGPPPLLLLLLLGATLVLSTGAVPAREAGSAVEAEELMRSVLSWEPHANDTREEAGLPGTDESETSWTAPGRELASVGPGVGPEEALEASAAVTGTAWLEVDGPGLGGVTAEAGSGDAQALPATLQAPDGALGQSTVPPATSEATEANGPPSPTALDKQSPGPELPKESPLEVWLNLGGSTPQGPEPTDPLQGTPESQPASDIIDIDYFEGLDSQGRGADIGSFPGSPGTSENHPDTEGETPSWSLLDLYDDFTPFDESDFYPTTSFYDDLEEEEDDDEDKDAVGGGDLEDENDLLVPTDKPGVGPGTGQPTSRWHAVPPQHTLGMIPGSSIALRPRPGEPNRDLASNENGTECRSGFVRHNGSCRSVCDLFPSYCHNGGQCYLVENIGAFCRCNTQDYIWHKGMRCESIITDFQVMCVAVGSAALVLLLLFMMTVFFAKKLYLLKTENTKLRRTKMILVLPTKSRKF; encoded by the exons ATGGGCCGAGCTGGGCGCGGGGGCCCGGGTCGGGGgccgccgccgctgctgctgctgctgcttctggggGCCACGCTGGTCCTCTCCACCGGGGCCGTGCCTG CACGTGAGGCGGGAAGTGCGGTTGAGGCTGAGGAGCTAATGAGGAGTGTACTGTCGTGGGAACCGCACGCTAATGACACGCGGGAGGAGGCGGGCCTGCCTGGGACTGATGAAAGCGAGACCTCGTGGACGGCCCCTGGCAGAGAGCTGGCCTCTGTGGGCCCCGGGGTCGGACCAGAGGAGGCACTAGAGGCATCAGCTGCAGTGACTGGCACCGCCTGGCTAGAAGTCGACGGCCCAGGCCTAGGCGGAGTGACCGCAGAGGCCGGTAGTGGTGATGCCCAGGCCCTTCCAGCTACTCTCCAGGCTCCTGATGGAGCCCTTGGGCAGTCGACAGTGCCCCCCGCCACCTCTGAGGCTACTGAAGCCAATgggcctccctcccccactgctCTTGACAAGCAGAGCCCAGGCCCTGAACTCCCCAAGGAGAGTCCCTTGGAGGTTTGGCTGAATCTAGGAGGCAGCACACCTCAAGGGCCAGAGCCCACTGACCCACTTCAAGGCACACCAGAGTCCCAACCAGCCTCAGATATAATTGACATTGACTACTTTGAAGGATTGGACAGTCAGGGTCGTGGTGCAGACATAGGGAGCTTCCCAGGGTCACCAGGAACCTCAGAGAACCACCCTGATACTGAAGGAGAGACCCCTTCCTGGAGCCTCCTTGACTTGTACGATGACTTCACCCCCTTTGATGAGTCTGATTTCTACCCTACCACATCCTTCTATGATGAcctagaggaagaggaggatgacgACGAGGACAAGGATGCAGTGGGAGGAGGAGACCTAGAAGATGAAAATGACCTTTTGGTGCCCACTGATAAGCCTGGTGTGGGGCCTGGGACAGGCCAGCCTACCAGTCGGTGGCATGCTGTTCCTCCACAGCATACTCTGGGGATGATCCCTGGAAGCAGCATCGCCCTCAGGCCACGCCCAGGAGAGCCAAACCGGGACCTGGCCTCAAATGAAAATGGCACTGAGTGCCGTAGTGGCTTTGTGCGGCACAATGGCTCCTGCAGGTCAGTGTGTGACCTCTTCCCAAGTTACTGTCACAATGGCGGCCAGTGCTACCTGGTGGAGAACATAGGGGCCTTCTGCAG GTGCAACACCCAGGACTACATCTGGCACAAGGGAATGCGCTGTGAGTCCATCATCACTGATTTCCAGGTGATGTGCGTGGCCGTAGGCTCTGCAGCCCTTGTGCTGCTCCTGCTCTTCATGATGACCGTCTTTTTTGCCAAGAAGCTCTATCTGCTCAAGACGGAGAATACCAAGCTGAGGAGGACCAA GATGATCCTAGTGCTCCCCACAAAATCCAGGAAGTTCTGA